The Paenibacillus sp. MBLB1832 genome has a window encoding:
- a CDS encoding DUF1540 domain-containing protein, protein MAKDVKCEVNSCKYWANENRCNASSISIVSHHGGNQARKSEETDCQTFESKI, encoded by the coding sequence ATGGCGAAAGATGTCAAGTGTGAAGTGAATTCTTGTAAGTATTGGGCCAACGAGAACAGATGCAATGCAAGCTCGATTTCCATCGTGAGCCACCACGGCGGTAATCAAGCTCGCAAATCAGAGGAAACGGACTGTCAAACGTTTGAGTCGAAAATCTAA
- a CDS encoding GGDEF domain-containing protein, which yields MNRNRSSIISDGAFLLLILACFVSIVFTTGNPNLYLQNIIFLNLAFLIAVVTYFTNVTTGLLLNILFIFGYGTFTLYQTVVVGGLIGTQNYFWLIMTPIFTIATWLFTYGNRQLQAENEQLVKANESLATVDAKTSLKNTLSFQKDATVFMALSVRYHIPLTLMVIGVKYWDEIRRMINEEQLMEAIHDLSKMNQTSIRTNDSLYLLNKDNPMWGMLLFTDRQGASIVINRLKKSIDERNRDAYAEKFRIELDLKMGAVEYDAQGIANPLEFIVQAKKQLEYDV from the coding sequence ATGAACCGCAACCGTAGCAGTATAATCTCAGATGGCGCATTCCTGTTGCTGATTTTAGCCTGTTTTGTCTCTATCGTATTTACAACCGGCAACCCTAATCTCTATTTGCAAAATATTATTTTTCTGAACCTCGCGTTCTTAATCGCGGTCGTTACGTATTTCACTAATGTGACAACAGGGCTGTTGTTGAACATTTTGTTTATATTCGGATATGGCACCTTTACACTGTATCAAACCGTTGTCGTGGGTGGCCTTATCGGGACACAGAACTATTTTTGGCTAATCATGACACCTATTTTCACAATCGCTACTTGGTTGTTTACGTATGGAAACCGCCAGCTGCAGGCGGAGAATGAGCAATTAGTGAAAGCCAACGAATCGCTGGCTACGGTTGACGCGAAGACGAGCTTGAAGAATACACTGAGCTTTCAGAAGGATGCAACAGTGTTCATGGCGTTATCCGTACGCTATCACATTCCTCTGACGTTGATGGTGATCGGCGTCAAGTATTGGGATGAGATCCGACGCATGATTAATGAAGAGCAACTGATGGAAGCCATCCATGATTTGTCTAAAATGAATCAAACCAGCATCCGCACAAATGACTCGCTGTATTTGCTGAATAAGGACAATCCGATGTGGGGGATGCTGCTGTTCACGGATCGTCAAGGCGCATCAATAGTCATCAATCGGTTAAAGAAAAGTATTGACGAGCGGAACCGTGATGCGTATGCGGAGAAATTTCGTATCGAGCTTGATCTGAAAATGGGTGCCGTAGAGTACGATGCGCAGGGGATCGCTAATCCGCTGGAGTTCATCGTGCAAGCGAAGAAGCAATTGGAATATGATGTTTAG
- a CDS encoding cellulose biosynthesis cyclic di-GMP-binding regulatory protein BcsB codes for MNRRVLVIIILCMLVWFPIHGLTAYADTPQLTGEKQFQTNFADTVLTGGITYTQQYVQLESYWNVTSFDIHLDYQISQLLRIERSSVTVFVNGTPIHSFRPKQEDTGLQQLTIPVPKTALIPGINTIMVQGHLETTSPVADHVCLPTDTRDNWLQIAKSSRITVRYVPELNSTRIGDFYERFIGLDTVKNGENAIAVALDSEPAELEAATYALSGLAKANKVTDKPIPLVPYSDALFQQKQMVILIANYDHLPEMWKPVRDETDLDQNALIQLQEAGGHSVLVVTSKDAALLVKAGRFIANTSLLSQVSEARIAISNNTEVDTPPVNVSSQMSLTETGDKLTGDRHREKAYFISLPGNRSIAEGSKLRINYRYARNVDWDRSLVTVLINDSPIGSKKLSTELADADHLELTIPKTLNISGNFTIKVAFDLELKNAGCIENQDQMPWAYIEKDSILQLNTKDRTDLLFNNYPYPFLRDGSYNQVAVVLPDQRDTYLYQTLTNVFNLLGRYAQTNTGEVLFYQDTVKESLLKGREIIAIGSPQANSIIKVNNRSLYFQYDSAGQGFVSNEKMSIESSYGKRIGSLQLLDSPYEQGYGMLALTGSTPEYTYLASKLIGSEGSLWKVFGDGAVTDKDGHVQAFRFKKTTTKQPSNVISDVLERKDVLGFMTAATLVVLLVIISLLLMLRKYKKKRRDRG; via the coding sequence ATGAATCGACGTGTATTGGTGATTATCATCTTATGTATGTTAGTTTGGTTTCCTATCCATGGGCTAACAGCTTATGCGGATACCCCACAGCTGACTGGGGAGAAACAATTTCAGACGAATTTTGCGGATACCGTCTTAACCGGAGGTATTACCTATACACAGCAATATGTTCAGCTGGAATCGTATTGGAACGTAACCAGTTTCGATATTCACCTAGACTATCAGATCTCACAGCTGCTGCGCATTGAGCGGTCCAGTGTAACGGTTTTTGTGAATGGGACTCCGATCCATTCCTTTCGGCCGAAACAAGAAGACACTGGACTGCAACAGCTTACGATTCCAGTCCCCAAAACGGCGCTGATTCCGGGCATCAATACGATTATGGTTCAGGGTCATTTAGAAACGACTTCACCTGTCGCAGATCATGTATGTTTGCCCACGGACACGAGAGATAACTGGTTGCAAATCGCCAAGTCCTCACGGATTACAGTGCGGTATGTGCCCGAGCTCAACTCGACTCGTATTGGGGATTTTTATGAACGATTTATCGGTCTAGATACGGTGAAAAATGGCGAAAATGCCATCGCGGTCGCTTTAGATAGCGAGCCAGCAGAGTTGGAAGCGGCAACGTATGCCTTGTCAGGTTTAGCCAAAGCCAACAAAGTAACGGACAAGCCGATTCCACTAGTGCCATATTCCGATGCCCTATTTCAGCAGAAACAAATGGTCATTCTCATTGCTAACTACGATCATTTACCCGAGATGTGGAAGCCAGTTAGAGATGAGACGGACCTAGATCAGAATGCCCTTATTCAACTTCAAGAAGCAGGGGGTCACTCCGTTCTTGTGGTCACGTCCAAAGATGCTGCACTGCTTGTGAAAGCAGGAAGGTTTATCGCGAATACCTCTTTGCTGAGTCAAGTTAGTGAAGCCCGTATCGCCATTTCAAACAATACGGAAGTCGATACACCGCCTGTCAATGTAAGCTCTCAGATGAGCCTAACCGAAACAGGTGATAAACTCACAGGTGACCGCCACCGGGAGAAAGCCTATTTCATATCCCTGCCAGGCAATCGCTCGATCGCGGAAGGAAGTAAATTGAGAATCAATTATCGCTATGCGCGAAATGTGGATTGGGATCGTTCGCTGGTGACCGTTCTGATTAATGATTCACCTATAGGGAGTAAAAAACTATCAACCGAGCTCGCTGATGCTGACCACTTAGAGCTGACAATTCCGAAAACGCTGAATATTAGCGGCAATTTTACGATTAAAGTCGCGTTTGACCTTGAGTTGAAGAACGCTGGCTGTATCGAAAATCAAGATCAAATGCCATGGGCTTACATAGAGAAGGATTCCATCCTTCAACTAAATACCAAAGATCGAACAGATCTACTGTTTAACAATTATCCATACCCGTTTTTACGAGATGGCAGTTACAATCAAGTTGCCGTCGTTTTGCCCGATCAGCGTGATACCTATTTGTATCAAACGCTGACGAATGTGTTTAATTTGCTGGGGCGCTATGCGCAAACGAACACGGGAGAGGTTCTCTTTTACCAAGACACGGTGAAAGAATCCTTGCTCAAAGGGCGAGAAATCATCGCGATCGGCAGTCCTCAAGCGAACAGCATCATTAAAGTGAATAATCGGTCGCTCTATTTTCAATATGATTCTGCTGGACAAGGCTTTGTTTCTAACGAGAAAATGAGCATTGAATCGTCCTATGGCAAGCGAATTGGTTCCCTGCAGCTATTGGACTCGCCATATGAGCAAGGCTATGGGATGCTCGCATTGACGGGAAGTACGCCGGAATATACGTATTTGGCTTCCAAACTCATCGGCTCCGAGGGCAGCTTATGGAAAGTTTTCGGGGACGGAGCAGTCACCGATAAAGATGGTCATGTCCAAGCCTTTCGCTTCAAGAAAACAACCACAAAACAGCCCTCGAACGTAATCAGCGACGTGCTGGAGAGAAAAGATGTCCTAGGGTTTATGACCGCGGCCACACTTGTTGTGCTCTTAGTTATTATTTCGCTCCTCCTTATGCTTCGTAAATACAAGAAGAAGCGGAGGGATCGTGGATGA
- a CDS encoding glycosyltransferase: MTVADVLMLIAVLCIWSLLLINIVLIVAGYLYYMQIENKPVPPLKGEPPFVTIMVPAHNEGKVITKTVESLLALDYPHDRYEIIVINDNSSDNSKELLAGVQAKNPGRQLIIINTDAVIGGKGKSNALNLGFQQSKGELIAIYDADNTPEKKALLYLVSEITNDATLGAVIGKFRTRNRDTNLLTRFINVETLSFQWMAQAGRWKLFKLCTIPGTNFIMRREIIEHIGGWDVKAIAEDTEISFRIYLMGYRIKFQPKSVTWEQEPQTVKVWFKQRTRWAKGNIYVIVKNIPLLFQSSARVVRFDILYFLSIYFFLLTSLVMSDVLLVLHALGYVRTTIASFSSFLWVLAITLFVVGTYITLVTEKGEMRLSNVWIIMLMYVSYCQMWMVVAAYGFYTYLKDLILNREAKWYKTERF, from the coding sequence ATGACGGTAGCCGACGTGCTCATGTTGATTGCGGTGTTATGTATCTGGTCATTGCTGCTAATTAACATTGTTCTCATCGTGGCAGGATACCTCTATTACATGCAAATCGAGAATAAGCCGGTTCCCCCTCTGAAGGGCGAACCTCCTTTTGTTACCATCATGGTCCCTGCGCATAACGAAGGGAAAGTTATTACCAAAACCGTCGAGTCCTTGCTCGCGTTAGATTATCCCCATGATCGCTATGAAATCATTGTGATTAACGATAATTCATCCGATAACAGCAAGGAGCTGCTTGCCGGTGTGCAAGCGAAGAACCCAGGACGTCAGCTGATCATTATTAATACGGATGCTGTCATTGGCGGGAAAGGCAAGTCCAATGCGCTGAATCTCGGTTTCCAGCAAAGCAAAGGTGAACTCATTGCCATCTATGATGCGGACAACACGCCTGAGAAGAAGGCCTTATTGTATCTCGTTTCCGAGATTACAAACGATGCCACGCTCGGGGCTGTTATTGGCAAATTTCGTACCCGCAATCGGGATACGAATCTGTTAACTCGTTTTATTAATGTGGAAACATTGTCCTTTCAGTGGATGGCGCAAGCAGGCCGTTGGAAATTGTTTAAATTATGTACGATTCCTGGAACGAATTTCATTATGCGCCGCGAAATTATTGAGCATATTGGCGGTTGGGATGTGAAAGCGATCGCGGAAGATACCGAGATTAGTTTTCGCATTTATTTGATGGGCTACCGCATTAAGTTCCAACCGAAATCCGTGACCTGGGAGCAAGAACCGCAGACGGTCAAGGTATGGTTTAAGCAACGGACAAGGTGGGCGAAAGGCAACATTTATGTGATTGTCAAAAATATCCCACTCTTATTTCAATCATCCGCACGTGTAGTTCGATTCGATATTCTATACTTCCTTTCGATTTATTTTTTCTTATTAACCTCGCTGGTCATGTCTGATGTCTTACTTGTTCTACATGCCCTAGGCTACGTCCGAACAACGATCGCGAGCTTCAGTTCCTTCTTATGGGTGCTGGCCATCACCTTGTTTGTCGTGGGAACCTACATAACCTTAGTGACAGAGAAAGGCGAAATGCGCTTATCTAACGTTTGGATCATCATGCTCATGTATGTGTCCTATTGTCAGATGTGGATGGTTGTAGCAGCGTATGGCTTTTATACGTATTTGAAGGATTTGATTCTGAATAGAGAAGCGAAATGGTACAAAACTGAGCGGTTCTAA